A portion of the Micromonospora tarapacensis genome contains these proteins:
- the crcB gene encoding fluoride efflux transporter CrcB — MRPERPPTDPDVDLDVPRQRAELRGGAASLLAAIAVGGMVGAVVRHGLAVAFPHPPGGFPWATFAVNVSGCLLIGVLMVLITEAWQAPRLVRPFLGVGILGGYTTFSTYAVEVQQAVAAGATRTGLLYLAGTLVAALASVRIGVTLTRLATGVVRKRSAG; from the coding sequence GTGCGGCCCGAACGACCGCCCACCGATCCGGATGTCGACCTCGATGTCCCGCGCCAACGCGCGGAACTGCGGGGTGGCGCCGCCAGCCTGCTCGCCGCGATCGCCGTCGGTGGCATGGTCGGCGCGGTGGTAAGGCACGGGCTGGCCGTGGCGTTTCCACACCCGCCCGGGGGATTTCCGTGGGCCACCTTCGCCGTCAACGTCTCGGGTTGCCTGCTCATCGGCGTGCTGATGGTGCTGATCACCGAGGCGTGGCAGGCACCGCGGCTGGTCCGGCCCTTCCTCGGCGTCGGCATCCTCGGCGGCTACACCACCTTCTCCACGTACGCCGTCGAGGTGCAGCAGGCGGTGGCCGCCGGCGCGACGCGGACCGGGCTGCTGTATCTCGCCGGGACTCTCGTCGCCGCCCTCGCGTCGGTGCGCATCGGCGTGACGCTGACCCGGCTGGCGACCGGGGTGGTCCGGAAGCGGAGCGCCGGATGA
- a CDS encoding HAD-IC family P-type ATPase, with protein MSGHEVVLLLETDPQRGLSGAEVARRLDRYGRNVLPAAGGASVLRRILRQFHNPLIYVLIASGVVTAILGEYVDSAVIFAVVLINAGIGYAQESRAEAALDSLRSMVRTEARVVRDGEARTVSSDELVPGDLVLLEAGDKVPVDLRLVRLAELRVDESALTGESVPVDKSEAELPVGTPVADRRNMVWSGTLVAAGTGTGIAVATGADTELGQIHRLVGAAEVLATPLTRKLGRFSRVLTVVILVLAAVTFGVGLLRGQDAVETFTAAVALAVGAIPEGLPAAVTITLAIGVTRMARRRAVIRRLPAIETLGSTTVVCSDKTGTLTENQMTVRALWTPDGGYEVTGSGYRPAGEIRDDGRGGEALRWTLLAGAGCNDARIREQDGGWTLAGDPTEGAMLVVAAKAGIDQDELAADWPRRDTIPFDSARQFMATLHDERATDRAVVLAKGSVERIVSMCRAEMAADGALRPVRAEAALRAAEELAGRGLRVLATAVRPPDGPDGFDAASLPGTLVLTGLQAMFDPPRSAAAPAVRACHTAGIDVKMITGDHAATAGAIARQLGLLDEDRHDRVVTGTDLDGLPAERFSDAVERAAVFARVSPAQKLRLVETLQERGHVVAVTGDGVNDAPALRQANIGVAMARSGTEVAKEAADMVLTDDDFATIEAAVEEGRGVFDNITKFIVWTLPTNLGEGLVVLVAVVLGATLPLLPTQILWINMTTAVLLGLTLAFEPKETGIMRRPPRDPGRPLLTGALTVRILLVAALLVAGAWWVFEWERSNGADVAQARTAALNLFVVVEMFYLFSCRSLTRSAWRIGFFTNRWLLLGVAAQAGCQLAITYLPPLNGIFGTAPIGLDVWLRILGVGAVAAVVVAVDKRLRRNLG; from the coding sequence ATGTCCGGCCACGAGGTCGTGCTGCTGCTGGAGACGGACCCGCAGCGCGGTCTGAGCGGCGCGGAGGTAGCCCGTCGGCTCGATCGGTACGGCCGCAACGTGCTGCCCGCCGCCGGCGGCGCCAGTGTGCTGCGCCGGATCCTGCGGCAGTTCCACAACCCGCTGATCTACGTGCTGATCGCCTCGGGCGTGGTCACCGCGATCCTCGGGGAGTACGTCGACTCCGCGGTGATCTTCGCGGTGGTGCTGATCAACGCCGGGATCGGGTACGCCCAGGAGTCCAGGGCCGAGGCGGCGCTGGACAGCCTGCGGTCGATGGTGCGTACCGAGGCGCGGGTGGTCCGCGACGGCGAGGCGCGGACGGTTTCCTCGGACGAGCTGGTCCCCGGCGACCTGGTGCTGCTGGAGGCGGGCGACAAGGTGCCGGTGGATCTGCGGCTGGTCCGGCTGGCCGAACTGCGGGTCGACGAGTCGGCGTTGACGGGCGAGTCGGTGCCGGTGGACAAGTCGGAGGCGGAACTGCCGGTCGGGACGCCGGTGGCCGACCGGCGCAACATGGTCTGGTCGGGAACCCTGGTCGCGGCCGGCACCGGCACCGGGATCGCGGTGGCCACCGGCGCCGACACGGAACTGGGACAGATCCACCGTCTCGTCGGTGCGGCGGAGGTGCTCGCCACACCGCTGACCCGCAAGCTGGGGCGGTTCAGCCGGGTGCTGACCGTGGTCATCCTGGTGCTGGCGGCGGTGACCTTCGGGGTCGGGCTGCTCCGCGGCCAGGACGCGGTCGAGACGTTCACCGCCGCCGTCGCGCTCGCCGTGGGCGCGATCCCCGAGGGGCTGCCGGCGGCGGTCACCATCACGCTGGCCATCGGCGTGACCCGGATGGCCCGGCGGCGGGCGGTGATCCGCCGCCTACCGGCGATCGAGACGCTGGGCAGCACCACGGTCGTCTGCTCCGACAAGACGGGCACCCTCACCGAGAACCAGATGACCGTCCGGGCGCTGTGGACCCCGGACGGCGGGTACGAGGTGACCGGCTCGGGCTACCGGCCGGCGGGGGAGATCCGCGACGACGGCCGGGGCGGCGAGGCGCTGCGCTGGACCCTGTTGGCCGGCGCGGGTTGCAACGACGCCCGGATCCGCGAGCAGGACGGCGGGTGGACGCTGGCCGGCGACCCGACCGAGGGCGCGATGCTGGTGGTCGCGGCCAAGGCCGGGATCGACCAGGACGAGTTGGCGGCCGACTGGCCGCGGCGGGACACCATCCCCTTCGACTCGGCCCGGCAGTTCATGGCGACCCTGCACGACGAGCGGGCCACGGACCGTGCGGTCGTGCTGGCCAAGGGAAGCGTCGAGCGGATCGTGTCGATGTGTCGTGCCGAGATGGCCGCCGACGGGGCACTCCGTCCGGTACGGGCCGAAGCCGCCCTGCGCGCGGCGGAGGAACTGGCCGGCCGAGGGCTGCGGGTGCTCGCCACCGCCGTACGGCCGCCGGACGGCCCGGACGGCTTCGACGCGGCCTCGCTGCCCGGCACCCTGGTCCTCACCGGGTTGCAGGCGATGTTCGACCCGCCCAGGAGCGCCGCCGCCCCGGCGGTGCGGGCCTGCCACACCGCGGGGATCGACGTCAAGATGATCACCGGCGACCATGCGGCGACGGCCGGCGCCATCGCCCGTCAACTCGGACTGCTCGACGAGGACCGGCACGACCGGGTGGTCACCGGGACGGATCTCGACGGGTTGCCCGCGGAGCGGTTCTCCGACGCGGTGGAACGGGCCGCCGTCTTCGCCCGCGTCTCCCCGGCACAGAAACTCCGGTTGGTGGAGACGCTCCAGGAGCGTGGCCACGTCGTCGCGGTGACGGGTGACGGGGTCAACGACGCCCCGGCGTTGCGGCAGGCGAACATCGGCGTCGCCATGGCGCGCTCCGGCACCGAGGTTGCCAAGGAGGCAGCCGACATGGTCCTCACCGACGACGACTTCGCCACCATCGAAGCCGCGGTCGAGGAGGGTCGCGGAGTCTTCGACAACATCACCAAGTTCATCGTCTGGACGCTGCCGACGAACCTGGGCGAGGGACTGGTCGTCCTGGTCGCCGTCGTGCTGGGTGCCACCCTCCCGTTGCTGCCCACCCAGATCCTGTGGATCAACATGACCACCGCGGTCCTGCTCGGCCTGACACTCGCCTTCGAGCCGAAGGAGACCGGCATCATGCGACGGCCACCCCGTGACCCGGGCCGGCCGTTGCTCACCGGCGCGTTGACGGTCCGGATCCTGCTGGTGGCCGCGCTGCTGGTGGCCGGCGCGTGGTGGGTGTTCGAGTGGGAGCGGTCCAACGGCGCGGACGTCGCCCAGGCGCGTACGGCGGCGCTCAACCTCTTCGTCGTGGTCGAGATGTTCTACCTGTTCAGCTGCCGGTCACTGACCCGTTCGGCATGGCGGATCGGGTTCTTCACCAACCGCTGGCTGCTGCTCGGGGTGGCGGCGCAGGCCGGCTGCCAGCTCGCCATCACGTACCTGCCCCCGCTGAACGGCATCTTCGGTACGGCACCGATCGGGCTGGACGTGTGGCTGCGCATCCTGGGTGTCGGGGCCGTCGCCGCCGTCGTGGTCGCCGTCGACAAGCGGCTGCGCCGGAACCTCGGTTGA
- a CDS encoding YnfA family protein, whose translation MTVLRSVLLFVLAAVAEIGGAWLVWQGWREHRGLWFVAAGVLALGAYGFVATFQPDPNFGRILAAYGGVFVAGSLAWGMVFDGFRPDRWDLTGAAICLLGVAVIMYAPRGA comes from the coding sequence GTGACCGTACTGCGTTCGGTGCTGCTGTTCGTCCTGGCCGCGGTCGCCGAGATCGGCGGGGCCTGGCTGGTGTGGCAGGGCTGGCGTGAACACCGGGGGCTGTGGTTCGTCGCCGCCGGGGTGCTGGCCCTGGGTGCGTACGGCTTCGTCGCCACCTTCCAGCCCGACCCGAACTTCGGCCGGATCCTGGCCGCGTACGGCGGGGTCTTCGTCGCCGGTTCGCTCGCCTGGGGGATGGTCTTCGACGGCTTCCGCCCGGACCGGTGGGATCTCACCGGCGCGGCGATCTGCCTGCTCGGCGTGGCCGTCATCATGTACGCCCCCCGCGGCGCCTGA
- a CDS encoding potassium/proton antiporter: MTLEQVYLLMIAAAATVLVSVAAARVATRVGIPVLLAYLGVGLLLGENGVGLRFDDAALAQALGTAALAMILVEGGLTTRFSDIRPVLAPATALATVGVLISVGVTALGAYLLLDVSWQLALLLGAVVSSTDAAAVFSVLRTLPLPRRLAGLVEAESGLNDAPTVILALAFSATGLTATSPLALLVQMIYQLGAGGAVGIAIGTAGVWFLRRLTLPASGLYPIATFACGILAFAAAGLAQASGFLAAYLAALILGNAHLAHRRATVSVAEGLGWIAQIGLFVMLGLLANPSELPSAVLPALAIGFVLLLLARPLSVLITLLPFRIPLREQLLLSWAGLRGAVPIVLATIPVVAGVDGSGQLFNIVFVLVVVFTLVQAPTLPGLAKRLRLSTAGLGPDLQVESAPLDAIDADLLHLNIEPGSRMHGVHIRELRLPPPAAITLVVRDGTAFVPEPDARLRHGDQLLVVTTPHVRERTERRLRAVAWAGRLAHWRGETGDPDGPAGPPVRTERVPAAPARHHRPPPTRNNHRPSSGQPAEHRRGRAVRCRTR; encoded by the coding sequence ATGACCCTGGAGCAGGTCTACCTGCTGATGATCGCCGCAGCCGCGACGGTACTGGTGAGCGTCGCCGCCGCGCGGGTGGCCACCCGGGTCGGGATACCGGTGCTGCTGGCGTACCTCGGGGTCGGGCTGCTGCTCGGCGAGAACGGTGTCGGCCTGCGCTTCGACGACGCCGCCCTCGCCCAGGCCCTCGGCACGGCGGCCCTCGCGATGATCCTGGTCGAGGGTGGCCTGACGACCCGTTTCTCCGACATCCGTCCGGTGCTCGCCCCCGCGACGGCGCTCGCCACCGTCGGGGTGCTGATCAGCGTCGGGGTCACCGCCCTCGGCGCGTACCTGTTGCTCGACGTCTCCTGGCAGTTGGCCCTGTTGCTGGGGGCGGTGGTGTCGTCCACCGACGCGGCGGCCGTCTTCTCGGTGCTGCGCACCCTGCCGCTACCGCGGCGGCTGGCCGGGCTGGTGGAGGCCGAGTCCGGGCTCAACGACGCACCCACCGTCATCCTGGCGCTCGCGTTCAGCGCCACCGGTCTGACCGCGACCAGCCCGCTGGCACTGCTCGTGCAGATGATCTACCAGCTCGGCGCCGGTGGCGCCGTCGGCATCGCGATCGGCACGGCCGGCGTCTGGTTCCTGCGCCGCCTCACCCTGCCCGCCTCGGGTCTGTACCCGATCGCCACCTTCGCCTGCGGCATCCTCGCCTTCGCCGCCGCCGGGCTCGCCCAGGCCAGTGGCTTCCTCGCCGCCTACCTCGCCGCCCTGATCCTGGGCAACGCCCATCTGGCCCACCGCCGGGCCACCGTGTCGGTGGCCGAAGGGCTCGGCTGGATCGCGCAGATCGGGTTGTTCGTCATGCTCGGCCTGCTGGCCAACCCCAGCGAGCTGCCCTCCGCCGTGCTGCCCGCCCTGGCCATCGGTTTCGTGCTGCTGCTGCTCGCCCGGCCACTGTCGGTGCTGATCACCCTGCTGCCCTTCCGGATTCCGCTCCGGGAACAGCTGCTGCTGTCCTGGGCCGGGCTGCGCGGCGCCGTACCGATCGTGCTGGCCACCATTCCGGTCGTGGCCGGGGTCGACGGGAGCGGGCAGCTGTTCAACATCGTCTTCGTACTGGTCGTGGTGTTCACCCTGGTCCAGGCGCCGACGCTGCCGGGGCTGGCCAAGCGGCTGCGGCTCAGCACCGCCGGGCTCGGCCCCGACCTCCAGGTCGAGTCCGCGCCGCTGGACGCCATCGACGCGGACCTGCTGCACCTCAACATCGAACCGGGCTCCCGGATGCACGGCGTGCACATCCGCGAGCTGCGGCTGCCCCCGCCGGCCGCGATCACGCTCGTGGTACGCGACGGCACCGCCTTCGTCCCCGAACCCGATGCCCGGCTGCGCCACGGTGACCAGCTGCTCGTGGTCACCACCCCACACGTGCGGGAGCGCACGGAACGCCGGCTGCGGGCGGTCGCCTGGGCCGGTCGGCTCGCCCACTGGCGCGGCGAGACCGGCGACCCGGACGGGCCGGCCGGGCCGCCGGTGCGCACGGAGCGCGTCCCGGCCGCCCCCGCGCGGCACCACCGGCCGCCACCGACGAGGAACAACCACCGGCCCTCGTCCGGTCAGCCGGCTGAGCATCGACGCGGGCGGGCGGTGCGGTGCCGGACACGCTGA
- a CDS encoding L-dopachrome tautomerase-related protein — MSEPASGETVGELELVHAFTGPMPTGVSVSHAGRIFVNFPRWGDEVPATVVELRDGDEVPYPDEARNRPGGDDDAEAFVSVQSVVVDPADRLWVLDTGSPMFRPTRPGGPKLVRIDLDTDTVAQVITFPANVALPTTYLNDVRFDLRRGAAGVAYITDSAVAGPNGIIVVDLATGASWRRLHDHPSTKAEPLSRFRPLVEGRPFLQRPPDRPAEPVMIGSDGIAISADGARLHYCPLASRQWYSVATDALADVSAGEAEVAATVVHEGDKGTGSDGLESDDAGRVYLTSYEHNAVLRRRPDGEYETVVHDPRLLWPDTMSLAVDGHLYVTANQLHRQPGYHGGKDLRRRPYLLFRTRIDAGPVLLR, encoded by the coding sequence ATGAGCGAACCCGCGTCGGGCGAGACCGTCGGGGAACTGGAACTCGTCCACGCCTTCACCGGGCCGATGCCGACCGGGGTGAGCGTCTCGCACGCCGGCCGGATCTTCGTCAACTTCCCCAGGTGGGGTGACGAGGTGCCGGCCACCGTCGTCGAGCTGCGTGACGGCGACGAGGTGCCGTACCCCGACGAGGCCCGGAACCGGCCGGGCGGCGACGACGACGCGGAGGCGTTCGTCTCGGTGCAGAGTGTCGTCGTCGATCCCGCCGATCGGCTCTGGGTGCTCGACACCGGCAGCCCGATGTTCCGGCCCACCCGCCCCGGTGGCCCCAAGCTGGTCCGGATCGACCTGGACACCGACACGGTCGCCCAGGTGATCACCTTTCCGGCGAACGTGGCGCTACCCACGACGTACCTCAATGACGTGCGGTTCGACCTGCGGCGCGGTGCGGCGGGGGTGGCCTACATCACCGACTCGGCGGTCGCCGGCCCGAACGGGATCATCGTGGTCGACCTGGCGACCGGAGCGTCGTGGCGGCGACTGCACGACCACCCGTCCACCAAGGCGGAGCCGCTGTCCCGCTTCCGGCCGTTGGTGGAGGGGCGGCCGTTCCTGCAACGGCCGCCGGACAGGCCGGCGGAACCAGTGATGATCGGCTCCGACGGCATCGCCATCTCCGCCGACGGCGCTCGGCTCCACTACTGCCCGCTCGCCTCGCGCCAGTGGTACAGCGTCGCCACCGACGCCCTCGCCGACGTCTCGGCCGGCGAGGCCGAGGTCGCCGCGACCGTGGTCCACGAGGGCGACAAGGGCACCGGCTCCGACGGCCTGGAGAGCGACGACGCCGGCCGGGTCTACCTGACCTCGTACGAGCACAACGCGGTGCTGCGGCGCCGTCCGGACGGCGAGTACGAGACGGTGGTGCACGATCCCCGGCTGCTCTGGCCCGACACCATGTCGCTGGCCGTCGACGGGCACCTCTACGTCACCGCCAACCAGCTGCACCGGCAGCCCGGCTACCACGGGGGAAAGGATCTGCGCCGTAGGCCGTACCTGCTGTTCCGGACCCGGATCGACGCCGGACCGGTGCTGCTGCGCTGA
- a CDS encoding sensory rhodopsin transducer, translating to MEQLGAQVWVVPGGRIPFGGTAPEPEFTSFDQLCVLNTTESAADLTLCFYYEDTEPVGPYRFVVHARRIRHVRVNDLIDPEAVRLDRPYGCVLRSPVPVVVQFLRQDTRLPGTVALTGTMAHPIA from the coding sequence ATGGAGCAGCTCGGGGCGCAGGTGTGGGTGGTGCCCGGTGGGCGCATCCCGTTCGGCGGCACCGCCCCGGAACCGGAATTCACCAGCTTCGACCAGCTGTGTGTGCTCAACACCACCGAGTCCGCCGCGGACCTGACCCTGTGTTTCTACTACGAGGACACCGAACCGGTCGGACCGTACCGGTTCGTCGTCCACGCCCGGCGGATCCGGCACGTACGGGTCAACGACCTGATCGACCCGGAGGCCGTCCGCCTCGACCGCCCGTACGGCTGCGTGCTGCGCTCCCCGGTCCCCGTGGTGGTGCAGTTCCTGCGGCAGGACACCCGGCTGCCGGGCACGGTGGCGCTCACCGGCACGATGGCCCACCCCATCGCCTAG
- a CDS encoding potassium channel family protein — MSGTTAQGTDRLTAWERLTAAPLTVLSVMFLVVYAAPILDPDLDPTWRAACTATTVAVWLLFWADIIVRLGLATDRRRFVRGHLFDLVVLALPILRPLRAVRLIMIVLTINRRTEVWARGRLAVYVAATTALLVLVSALAVLDAERFAAEANITSFDDALWWSTVTITTVGYGDYYPVTTMGRFVALGLMIGGIGLIGFVTGSLATWIVERVSAAADKPAAVTSDDVAALRAEIAALRRRLGTDAEAEGRTAG, encoded by the coding sequence ATGAGCGGTACGACGGCGCAGGGTACGGACCGGCTGACCGCCTGGGAACGGCTGACCGCCGCCCCGCTCACCGTGCTGTCGGTGATGTTCCTGGTGGTCTACGCGGCACCGATCCTGGATCCCGACCTGGATCCGACCTGGCGGGCGGCCTGCACCGCCACGACGGTCGCCGTCTGGCTGCTGTTCTGGGCCGACATCATCGTGCGGCTGGGGCTGGCCACGGACCGGCGGCGATTCGTCCGGGGCCACCTGTTCGACCTCGTGGTGCTGGCGCTGCCGATCCTTCGGCCGCTGCGCGCGGTGCGCCTGATCATGATCGTGCTGACCATCAACCGCCGTACCGAGGTGTGGGCGCGCGGTCGGCTGGCGGTCTACGTCGCCGCCACCACCGCGCTGCTGGTGCTGGTCTCCGCGCTGGCGGTGCTGGACGCCGAGCGTTTCGCGGCGGAGGCCAACATAACCTCCTTCGACGACGCGCTGTGGTGGTCGACGGTCACCATCACCACCGTCGGCTACGGCGACTACTACCCGGTGACGACCATGGGGCGGTTCGTGGCCCTCGGTCTGATGATCGGCGGGATCGGGCTGATCGGTTTCGTCACCGGTTCGCTGGCGACGTGGATCGTCGAGCGCGTCTCGGCCGCGGCCGACAAGCCGGCGGCGGTGACCAGCGACGACGTGGCTGCGCTGCGTGCCGAGATCGCCGCCCTGCGCCGCCGTCTCGGCACGGACGCGGAGGCGGAGGGGCGCACCGCCGGCTGA
- the crcB gene encoding fluoride efflux transporter CrcB, with protein sequence MSVILVALGAALGAPLRYLVDRAVQAHHGSSFPWGTLTVNMAGSFILGVLIGGAAVGAVPGSLVALLGTGLCGALTTYSTFGYETVRLYEDGARRHALLNAGVSVVAGLGAAFVGVTLAGALWS encoded by the coding sequence ATGAGCGTGATCCTGGTGGCGCTCGGGGCCGCCCTCGGCGCGCCGCTGCGCTACCTGGTGGACCGGGCGGTGCAGGCCCACCACGGCTCCTCCTTCCCCTGGGGCACCTTGACCGTCAACATGGCGGGCTCGTTCATCCTCGGCGTCCTGATCGGTGGCGCCGCGGTGGGAGCGGTACCCGGCTCCCTGGTCGCCCTGCTCGGCACCGGCCTGTGCGGGGCGTTGACCACCTACTCGACCTTCGGCTACGAGACCGTCCGTCTCTACGAGGACGGGGCCCGGCGGCACGCGCTGCTCAACGCCGGGGTCAGCGTCGTTGCCGGCCTCGGTGCCGCCTTCGTCGGCGTGACCCTCGCCGGTGCGCTCTGGTCCTGA
- a CDS encoding TOBE domain-containing protein yields MTMFRMGEAAELLGVSVDTVRRWVDAGRLDASRDGHGHRVIDGVDLAAFVRAQAAEPGGRAEESSARNRLPGIVTAVVKDAVMAQVDIQAGPFRLVSLMSREAVDHLGLEVGSVAVAVIKSTTVVVEKPITAVGSRGRVGS; encoded by the coding sequence GTGACCATGTTTCGGATGGGTGAGGCGGCCGAGCTGCTCGGTGTCAGCGTGGACACGGTTCGTCGCTGGGTGGACGCCGGTCGGCTCGATGCGAGCCGTGACGGGCACGGCCACCGGGTGATCGACGGGGTCGACCTCGCCGCGTTCGTCCGGGCGCAGGCGGCCGAGCCAGGCGGTCGGGCCGAGGAGTCCTCGGCCCGCAACCGGCTGCCCGGCATCGTCACCGCCGTCGTCAAGGACGCGGTGATGGCGCAGGTGGACATCCAGGCCGGCCCGTTCCGGCTGGTGTCGTTGATGAGCCGGGAGGCGGTCGACCACCTCGGTCTGGAGGTCGGTTCGGTGGCCGTGGCAGTGATCAAGTCGACGACGGTCGTCGTGGAGAAGCCGATCACGGCGGTCGGGAGCAGAGGGAGGGTCGGCTCGTGA
- a CDS encoding sodium:calcium antiporter, whose translation MPDTLTTSWPLSWSIGVFLLAGTVTVLGSIRLVALGDTLADRTGWGEALFGAVFFGLATSLSGIVMTAVTAAGDQPQLGYGNAVGGIAAQTTAVAVADAFYRRANLEHAAASLSNVLFGALLIALLSLALLGSFAPGATVAGLHPASYAMVGAYLGGLHLVRRAGASPPWQAVATTETLPDVPHEHGDLDRRRSAWLWRRFVVVGLLVAAGGWVIALAAENLLLATGLGAGFVGAGLMGGINALPETVTAVAAVRRGAPTLAIAAVLGGNSLDALNLVVGDIAHRGGSIYHVAGQQELFVTATALFMTATLLGGLLVRQTGGWGRLGFEGVVLLGTYAVMTVVLVA comes from the coding sequence GTGCCGGACACGCTGACGACCTCCTGGCCGCTGAGCTGGAGCATCGGCGTGTTCCTGCTCGCCGGGACGGTCACCGTGCTCGGCAGCATCCGGCTGGTCGCGCTGGGCGACACCCTCGCCGACCGTACGGGCTGGGGTGAGGCACTGTTCGGGGCGGTCTTCTTCGGGCTGGCCACCTCGCTGTCCGGGATCGTGATGACGGCGGTGACCGCGGCCGGCGACCAGCCGCAGCTCGGCTACGGCAACGCCGTCGGCGGCATCGCCGCCCAGACCACCGCGGTGGCGGTGGCCGACGCCTTCTACCGCCGGGCGAACCTCGAACACGCGGCGGCGTCGCTGTCGAACGTGCTCTTCGGCGCGCTGCTCATCGCGCTGCTGTCACTCGCCCTGCTCGGCAGCTTCGCGCCCGGGGCCACCGTCGCCGGACTGCACCCGGCCTCGTACGCGATGGTCGGCGCCTACCTCGGCGGCCTGCACCTCGTTCGGCGGGCCGGTGCGAGCCCACCCTGGCAGGCCGTCGCCACCACCGAGACCCTCCCCGACGTCCCCCACGAACACGGCGACCTGGATCGTCGACGCTCGGCCTGGCTGTGGCGCCGGTTCGTCGTCGTCGGCCTGCTGGTGGCCGCCGGCGGATGGGTCATCGCGCTGGCCGCCGAGAACCTGCTCCTGGCCACCGGTCTCGGCGCTGGCTTCGTCGGTGCCGGCCTGATGGGCGGGATCAACGCCCTTCCCGAGACGGTCACCGCCGTGGCCGCCGTCCGGCGCGGCGCACCGACCCTGGCGATCGCCGCCGTCCTCGGCGGCAACAGTCTGGACGCACTCAACCTCGTGGTCGGTGACATCGCCCACCGGGGCGGGTCGATCTACCACGTCGCCGGCCAGCAGGAACTCTTCGTCACCGCCACCGCCCTGTTCATGACCGCCACCCTGCTCGGTGGGCTCCTCGTCCGGCAGACGGGCGGGTGGGGCCGGCTCGGCTTCGAGGGAGTCGTGCTCCTCGGCACGTACGCCGTGATGACCGTCGTGCTCGTCGCCTGA
- a CDS encoding copper resistance CopC family protein: MLIRLRRPLTAGLLAAVLAAAALLVPPASPAYAHNALRKATPAQDAELTTPPSRITLEFMQKLNPSLTTITLSDAGKQKVATGEPDVTGAKGTVTIEAPLANGTYTVGYRVVSADGHPVQGSYKFTVADPTATAEPTPSATPAGSEPAATPSAAPTSAAAASPAASGSSGGSGTVAPLAGVLVALVAGAAVVLLRRRRAGGGAAEK; this comes from the coding sequence ATGCTCATCCGTCTCCGCCGACCGCTCACCGCCGGACTCCTCGCCGCCGTCCTGGCCGCCGCGGCTCTGCTGGTCCCGCCCGCCTCCCCCGCGTACGCGCACAACGCGCTGCGCAAGGCGACGCCCGCCCAGGACGCCGAACTCACCACCCCGCCGAGCAGGATCACGCTGGAGTTCATGCAGAAGCTCAACCCGTCGTTGACCACCATCACACTCAGCGACGCGGGCAAGCAGAAGGTGGCCACCGGCGAGCCGGACGTGACCGGCGCCAAGGGCACGGTGACCATCGAGGCGCCACTGGCCAACGGCACCTACACGGTCGGGTACCGGGTGGTCTCCGCCGACGGGCATCCCGTGCAGGGGTCGTACAAGTTCACCGTCGCCGACCCGACGGCCACCGCCGAACCCACCCCCAGCGCCACCCCTGCGGGGAGCGAACCGGCGGCGACTCCGAGCGCCGCACCGACCTCCGCCGCCGCTGCCAGCCCCGCCGCCAGCGGCTCGTCCGGCGGCTCCGGCACCGTGGCGCCGCTGGCCGGGGTGTTGGTCGCCCTGGTCGCCGGCGCGGCGGTGGTCCTGCTCCGGCGTCGTCGCGCCGGCGGCGGAGCAGCCGAAAAGTGA